The Flavobacterium piscisymbiosum genome includes a region encoding these proteins:
- a CDS encoding DUF1214 domain-containing protein, with protein MKKSVLILAVLFLFISCKKETSTSTTPSSTTESSAAIPSDQDIVDAYTYLYGRYLVIQQENHDINVEKVGYNKIKYNPLGTAQFVNPNLDVAYLEAWIAVDKDHAVILNVPKIEGRYYTAELLNGWGEVIVNINNRNFPKTPYGKFALVLKGTNPTIPADAVKIELPSEKAKMLARVELKGTPDIAQKLQRQFTFTVPDGIKIAPPLTIPEFTPKAPIGGEIFDNVEEVIASYPDVMPKAKEFLDKAIAIEAYRKTDDKAKAHVDEIVKTKAIPAFLAGAKGFGTQKGGWSVSYAAGNFGDDILARDIINYGGLWANRKEEAVYFIGLIDSKGQPLTGDKVYEIKFPKDALPDTAVDGFWSTTVYSVPDYRVVDNKLKRYNLNNVSGLKKNPDGSLSIWLASSLPKGAIESNWLPTPAGKGFSINFRTYIPKKIVQDGKWFPAPIEPKN; from the coding sequence ATGAAAAAATCAGTTCTAATTTTAGCGGTATTGTTTCTATTTATTAGTTGCAAAAAAGAAACATCGACATCAACAACTCCGTCATCTACTACAGAAAGTAGTGCTGCAATTCCTTCAGATCAGGATATTGTAGACGCCTATACTTATTTGTACGGAAGATATTTGGTAATTCAGCAAGAGAACCATGACATTAATGTGGAGAAAGTAGGATATAATAAAATAAAATACAATCCGCTTGGTACGGCTCAATTTGTAAATCCAAATCTTGATGTTGCTTATCTTGAAGCCTGGATTGCAGTCGATAAGGATCATGCTGTCATTTTGAATGTTCCTAAAATAGAAGGACGTTACTATACCGCAGAATTATTGAACGGTTGGGGAGAAGTAATTGTTAATATCAACAATCGTAATTTTCCTAAAACACCTTATGGCAAATTTGCTTTAGTGCTTAAAGGAACCAATCCAACAATTCCGGCTGATGCTGTAAAAATCGAATTACCATCAGAAAAAGCAAAAATGCTTGCTCGTGTAGAATTGAAAGGAACTCCTGATATAGCACAAAAACTACAAAGACAATTTACGTTTACAGTTCCTGACGGAATTAAAATAGCTCCGCCTTTAACCATTCCAGAGTTTACTCCTAAAGCACCAATTGGCGGAGAAATATTTGATAATGTAGAAGAAGTTATTGCTTCTTACCCGGATGTAATGCCTAAAGCAAAAGAATTTCTGGATAAAGCAATTGCAATTGAAGCTTATCGTAAAACCGATGATAAGGCTAAAGCTCATGTTGATGAAATCGTAAAAACAAAAGCAATTCCGGCATTTTTGGCAGGAGCAAAAGGTTTTGGAACTCAAAAAGGAGGATGGTCAGTATCTTATGCTGCCGGTAATTTTGGTGATGATATTCTGGCTCGTGATATTATAAATTATGGTGGATTATGGGCAAACCGAAAAGAAGAAGCTGTTTATTTTATTGGATTAATAGATAGTAAAGGCCAGCCTTTGACAGGTGATAAAGTATATGAAATAAAATTTCCAAAAGATGCATTACCAGATACTGCTGTTGATGGTTTTTGGTCAACAACAGTATATAGTGTGCCGGATTACAGAGTGGTTGACAATAAATTGAAGCGTTATAATCTAAATAATGTTTCCGGACTAAAGAAAAACCCTGATGGTTCTTTAAGTATTTGGCTGGCATCTTCATTGCCAAAAGGAGCAATAGAAAGCAACTGGCTTCCAACGCCGGCCGGGAAAGGTTTCTCTATCAATTTCCGCACATACATTCCTAAAAAAATAGTTCAGGACGGTAAATGGTTCCCTGCGCCAATTGAGCCAAAAAACTAG
- the pyk gene encoding pyruvate kinase, with amino-acid sequence MLTNKKTKIVATLGPACGTREIIKDMIDAGVNVFRVNFSHADYEGVKEKINIIRGLNEEFGYTTAILGDLQGPKLRVGVMEEGTVVHDGDLITFTTAEDILGTASKVFMKYQNFPNDVNPGERILLDDGKLIFEIISTDKKTEVVAKVIQGGELKSKKGVNLPNTKISLPALTEKDIADAIFAIEQKVDWIALSFVKTPRDLQDLQELIAKHSEYKIPIVAKIEMPEALENMDKIVAYCDALMVARGDLGVELPAHEVPLVQKDLIRRAKIARIPVIVATQMMETMITSLTPTRAEVNDVANSVMDGADAVMLSGETATGNYPVQVIQKMTQICEAVEDSPLIQVPQNTPQIKTKRFVTKTVCHQAALLANEIKAKAICTLTNSGYTAFQVSAWRPSAHILVFTSNRRILTQLNLLWGVKSYFYDKDVSTDDTVTDVNKIAVEKGYATKGDYLINLAAMPIKDKGMVNTMRVSEIE; translated from the coding sequence ATGTTAACAAACAAAAAAACCAAAATTGTCGCTACACTTGGTCCTGCATGTGGTACGAGAGAGATCATTAAAGATATGATCGATGCAGGGGTTAATGTGTTTAGAGTTAATTTTTCGCATGCTGATTACGAAGGTGTAAAAGAGAAAATTAATATTATTAGAGGACTAAACGAAGAGTTTGGTTACACAACTGCAATCCTTGGAGATTTACAGGGACCAAAACTAAGAGTTGGTGTAATGGAGGAAGGAACTGTTGTTCATGATGGTGATTTAATCACTTTTACAACAGCAGAAGATATTTTAGGAACTGCTTCTAAAGTATTCATGAAATACCAAAATTTTCCAAATGATGTGAATCCGGGAGAGCGTATTTTGCTTGATGACGGTAAATTGATTTTCGAAATTATTTCTACTGATAAAAAGACTGAAGTTGTTGCTAAAGTAATTCAGGGTGGAGAATTAAAATCTAAAAAAGGAGTTAATCTTCCAAACACTAAGATTTCTTTACCAGCTTTGACTGAAAAAGATATTGCAGATGCTATTTTTGCTATTGAGCAAAAAGTAGACTGGATCGCACTTTCGTTTGTAAAAACACCTCGCGATTTACAAGACTTACAAGAATTGATCGCTAAACATTCAGAATATAAAATTCCGATTGTAGCTAAAATTGAAATGCCGGAAGCTCTTGAGAACATGGATAAAATTGTAGCATATTGCGACGCTTTAATGGTGGCACGTGGAGATTTAGGAGTTGAACTTCCTGCTCACGAAGTACCATTGGTTCAAAAAGATTTGATCCGCAGAGCAAAAATTGCAAGAATTCCTGTTATCGTTGCTACACAAATGATGGAGACAATGATTACAAGTCTTACACCAACAAGAGCTGAAGTAAACGACGTTGCAAACTCTGTAATGGACGGTGCTGATGCTGTAATGTTGTCTGGAGAAACTGCTACAGGAAATTATCCAGTACAAGTTATTCAAAAAATGACACAAATTTGTGAAGCTGTAGAGGATTCTCCGCTAATTCAGGTTCCACAAAACACTCCACAAATTAAAACAAAACGTTTTGTTACTAAAACAGTTTGTCATCAGGCAGCTTTATTGGCTAACGAAATCAAAGCAAAAGCAATTTGTACTTTAACAAATAGCGGATACACTGCTTTTCAGGTTTCGGCTTGGAGACCATCTGCACATATTTTAGTATTTACTTCAAACAGAAGAATCTTAACACAATTGAATTTATTATGGGGAGTAAAATCATACTTCTATGATAAAGACGTAAGTACAGATGATACTGTAACAGATGTAAATAAAATTGCAGTTGAAAAAGGATATGCTACAAAAGGTGATTATTTAATTAACCTTGCAGCTATGCCAATTAAGGATAAAGGAATGGTAAATACCATGAGAGTTTCTGAAATAGAGTAA
- a CDS encoding HAD family hydrolase, translating to MYKKLYILPLFLLLLGSCKKSDTIATTNPKDSTQTIATSGDPLPSWNDGALKKDIIAYVTKVTKEGSPDFIPIENRIATFDNDGTLWAEKPYVQELFAFYRVKKMIEAKPELAQKQPFKAVVEKDKTFFEKGGDKALIELVAATHTGMTEDEFEASTKEFFASAQYPGKNVPLKQIRYQPQLELLNYLRANGFKTFIVTGGTIELVRAISADFYGIPKEQVVGTSFKYSFDDAANSVKREPALDLLNDKAGKPIGIQLHIGQRPVFACGNEGGAGDLAMLRYSSGSKYPSFQMIVNHNDSIREYSYQEKDNLSLNTAAKYKYHVISMKDDWKTIFPDK from the coding sequence ATGTATAAAAAACTATATATATTGCCCTTGTTTTTATTATTGTTGGGCTCGTGCAAAAAGTCTGATACTATCGCTACCACTAATCCTAAAGATAGTACGCAAACTATTGCGACAAGCGGGGATCCGCTACCAAGCTGGAATGACGGAGCTTTGAAAAAAGATATAATTGCTTATGTTACTAAGGTTACAAAAGAAGGAAGTCCGGATTTTATTCCTATAGAAAACAGAATAGCGACTTTTGATAATGACGGAACGCTTTGGGCTGAAAAACCATACGTTCAGGAATTATTTGCTTTTTACCGCGTTAAGAAAATGATTGAAGCTAAGCCTGAATTAGCTCAAAAACAACCTTTTAAGGCTGTAGTTGAAAAAGACAAAACCTTTTTTGAAAAAGGTGGCGATAAAGCCCTTATCGAATTAGTGGCTGCCACACATACAGGCATGACCGAAGATGAATTTGAAGCTTCTACAAAAGAGTTTTTTGCTAGTGCCCAATATCCTGGTAAAAACGTTCCGCTAAAACAAATTAGATATCAGCCACAATTGGAGCTTTTGAATTATTTGCGTGCAAATGGTTTCAAAACTTTCATTGTAACAGGTGGAACTATTGAATTAGTCAGAGCAATATCAGCTGATTTTTACGGAATCCCAAAAGAACAAGTAGTAGGAACTTCTTTTAAATACTCTTTTGATGATGCAGCCAATAGCGTAAAAAGAGAACCGGCTTTGGATCTTCTTAACGATAAGGCAGGAAAACCAATCGGGATACAATTACACATTGGCCAAAGACCGGTTTTTGCCTGCGGTAACGAAGGCGGAGCGGGCGATCTTGCCATGTTAAGATATTCCTCAGGAAGCAAATATCCTTCTTTTCAAATGATTGTAAATCATAATGACTCTATTAGAGAATACAGTTATCAGGAAAAAGATAATTTATCCTTAAATACTGCCGCCAAATACAAATATCATGTAATCAGCATGAAAGACGATTGGAAAACTATATTCCCCGATAAATGA
- the purN gene encoding phosphoribosylglycinamide formyltransferase: MKKIIVFASGSGTNAENIIKYFAKTKIAKVVSVFTNNAAAKVIERAKNHQIPTEIFSKSELLESNLLQKIQEIDPDMIVLAGFLLKFPDHIIEKYPNKIINIHPALLPNYGGKGMYGMHIHRAIVNNKEKETGISIHYVNEHYDEGGIIFQKNVALTEDDTPETVAEKIHELEQKYFPEIISRLLED; the protein is encoded by the coding sequence ATGAAAAAAATTATTGTTTTTGCCTCAGGATCAGGAACTAATGCCGAAAACATCATAAAGTATTTTGCGAAAACCAAAATTGCAAAAGTCGTTTCGGTTTTTACAAATAATGCTGCGGCAAAAGTCATCGAAAGAGCAAAAAATCATCAAATTCCAACCGAAATTTTCTCAAAAAGTGAATTATTAGAAAGTAACCTCTTACAAAAAATACAAGAAATCGACCCGGATATGATAGTTCTGGCAGGTTTCTTATTGAAATTCCCGGATCATATAATCGAGAAATATCCTAATAAAATAATCAACATCCATCCGGCACTTTTACCAAATTACGGAGGTAAAGGAATGTACGGCATGCACATACACCGCGCTATAGTGAATAATAAAGAGAAAGAAACCGGAATTTCTATTCATTATGTAAATGAACACTATGATGAAGGCGGTATCATTTTTCAGAAAAATGTAGCCTTAACGGAGGACGATACGCCAGAAACAGTAGCCGAAAAGATTCACGAACTGGAACAAAAGTATTTTCCTGAAATTATTTCAAGATTATTGGAAGATTAA
- the rnc gene encoding ribonuclease III, which yields MNFIKKIFSKSRSLEDGIFFDTIQKILGFQPATIDFYKKAFTHRSSNKIDESGHPINYERLEFLGDAMLSAVIAAHLFNKAPNGDEGYLTKMRSKIVSREHLNELGKDLNLVRFVESKVPIQHFGENIHGNIFESLVGAIYLDKGYAFCEKFIQKRVVAPYVDIARLEGKVISYKSLVIEWCQKEKRVFHYDIFEDNGIDGQRLFGVKLSIDDKVIARARATSKKKAEEKASQRAYFAFQEKIDKK from the coding sequence ATGAATTTTATCAAAAAAATATTTTCTAAATCCCGTTCTCTAGAAGACGGGATTTTTTTTGACACTATTCAGAAAATACTTGGTTTTCAGCCTGCTACAATCGATTTTTATAAGAAAGCTTTCACACATAGGTCTTCAAATAAAATAGACGAATCAGGACATCCAATAAATTATGAGCGATTAGAGTTTTTAGGAGATGCTATGTTAAGTGCCGTAATTGCAGCACATTTATTTAATAAAGCACCAAATGGCGACGAAGGTTATCTGACTAAAATGCGATCAAAAATTGTGAGTCGCGAACATTTGAATGAGCTGGGTAAAGATTTAAATTTAGTTCGTTTTGTAGAAAGCAAAGTACCTATTCAGCATTTTGGAGAAAATATTCATGGTAATATTTTCGAATCACTTGTAGGTGCTATTTATCTGGATAAAGGATATGCATTTTGCGAAAAGTTTATTCAAAAGCGGGTTGTTGCTCCTTATGTTGATATTGCACGACTTGAAGGCAAAGTAATTAGTTATAAAAGTTTGGTTATCGAATGGTGTCAGAAAGAAAAGAGAGTCTTTCATTACGACATTTTTGAGGATAACGGTATAGACGGTCAGCGCTTATTTGGCGTTAAATTAAGTATAGACGATAAAGTAATCGCACGAGCGCGGGCAACTTCAAAAAAGAAAGCAGAAGAGAAAGCATCACAAAGAGCTTATTTTGCATTTCAGGAAAAAATAGACAAGAAATAG
- a CDS encoding IPExxxVDY family protein codes for MAIHRLDLDEFDEIDYYLMAIHTSLEDYRLAYFINKNLPINLSKSKNEIHAQTKEGEANFSRFYYYDAEKTVSWNLIQNKNEIISTSRNDSQDLFSNETSEVSTTIHLLPEFKKVDFFLKIENSEEALDFSEIQQQLNTIESIAAIYAVDTDKIKSKNNLIF; via the coding sequence ATGGCTATTCATAGATTGGATTTAGACGAATTTGACGAAATTGATTATTATTTAATGGCAATTCATACTTCATTAGAAGATTATAGATTGGCCTATTTTATCAATAAAAACCTTCCGATAAACTTAAGTAAGAGCAAAAACGAGATCCATGCTCAGACTAAAGAAGGCGAGGCAAATTTTTCGAGATTCTATTATTATGATGCTGAGAAAACAGTTTCATGGAATTTAATTCAGAATAAAAATGAAATCATTTCAACGAGTAGAAATGATTCCCAGGATTTGTTTTCCAATGAAACAAGTGAGGTTTCAACAACAATTCATTTACTTCCTGAATTCAAAAAAGTAGATTTTTTCCTGAAAATAGAGAATAGCGAAGAGGCTCTCGATTTTTCAGAAATTCAACAACAATTAAATACCATCGAGAGTATTGCAGCTATTTATGCTGTAGATACCGATAAAATAAAATCAAAAAACAATCTAATTTTTTAA
- a CDS encoding arylsulfatase — MKTKKVLIKSNIITSFIVICFLLVASMGYSQKSPNIIILLSDDTGWGDLGPYGGGEGRGAATPNIDKMAKEGMQFWSFYGQPSCTPGRAALITGRIPNRSGMTTVAFPGDGGGLPKAEWTLASILKRKNYNTFFAGKWHLGEEDYSMPIAQGFDVMKNVTLYHLNAYTYTDPEWNADMPDDIRAQWAKGTKGALEGEAGKPYREVRKIDGKVIPYLDQYTEEESIKWLKENGKKGDKPFFMEISFAKNHQPNLPHPDFAGKSAGKNKYADCIVELDTRIGRIIDEVRNMGIAENTLIIYTVDNGTWQDVYPDCGYTPFRGTKGTDREGGSRIPTLAWWPGKIKPGTQNHDILGTLDFMATFAALSGQELPTVDREGKPTIFDSYDMSPVLFGTGKSKRTMWFYFTEDELLPGAIRIGKFKAVFNLRGDNGQATGGLAVDSNLGWKGASSYVATVPQIFDLWADPQERYDLFMNNFTEKTWFLPTVQNIIGEFAKTYEKYPPHVVQSNLYPGPITIDNYLKLKEAQEKLKSISTAKRSGGG; from the coding sequence ATGAAAACAAAGAAAGTATTAATCAAGTCAAACATCATTACAAGTTTTATTGTAATATGTTTTTTACTAGTTGCTAGTATGGGATATTCCCAAAAAAGCCCCAACATTATTATCTTATTATCAGATGATACCGGATGGGGAGATTTAGGTCCTTATGGAGGAGGAGAAGGCCGTGGTGCTGCAACCCCAAATATAGATAAAATGGCAAAAGAAGGCATGCAGTTCTGGTCTTTTTATGGACAGCCAAGCTGTACTCCAGGCAGGGCAGCCTTGATAACAGGAAGAATTCCTAACCGAAGCGGTATGACAACCGTAGCATTTCCTGGTGATGGAGGTGGTTTACCAAAAGCAGAGTGGACATTGGCTTCTATATTAAAACGTAAAAACTATAACACCTTTTTTGCCGGAAAATGGCACCTTGGTGAAGAAGATTATTCAATGCCAATTGCACAAGGTTTTGATGTTATGAAAAATGTAACATTATATCACTTAAATGCTTATACCTATACAGATCCTGAATGGAATGCAGATATGCCTGATGATATTCGTGCTCAATGGGCAAAAGGAACCAAAGGAGCATTAGAAGGTGAAGCTGGAAAACCATATAGAGAAGTTAGAAAAATTGATGGAAAAGTAATTCCGTATCTGGATCAATATACAGAAGAGGAATCTATCAAATGGCTGAAAGAAAATGGCAAAAAAGGAGATAAACCATTTTTTATGGAAATTTCTTTTGCAAAAAACCACCAACCAAACTTACCACATCCTGATTTTGCGGGTAAATCTGCGGGTAAAAATAAATATGCTGATTGTATTGTAGAATTGGATACCAGAATTGGACGTATTATCGATGAAGTTCGTAACATGGGAATTGCCGAAAATACTTTAATTATTTACACAGTAGATAATGGTACCTGGCAAGATGTTTATCCAGATTGCGGATATACACCTTTTAGAGGAACAAAAGGAACAGACCGTGAAGGTGGAAGCCGTATTCCAACACTCGCATGGTGGCCTGGAAAAATTAAACCAGGAACTCAAAATCATGATATTTTAGGAACACTTGATTTCATGGCAACATTTGCTGCTTTATCAGGTCAGGAACTACCAACCGTAGACCGAGAAGGCAAGCCAACTATTTTTGATAGTTATGATATGTCTCCTGTTTTATTTGGCACAGGAAAATCAAAAAGAACAATGTGGTTTTATTTTACAGAAGATGAATTATTGCCGGGAGCAATAAGAATTGGAAAATTCAAAGCTGTCTTTAATTTACGTGGTGATAACGGACAAGCAACAGGAGGTTTAGCGGTAGATTCTAATTTAGGATGGAAAGGGGCATCTAGTTATGTAGCAACTGTACCACAAATATTTGACTTATGGGCAGATCCTCAGGAACGTTACGATTTATTCATGAATAACTTTACAGAGAAAACCTGGTTCTTGCCAACTGTTCAGAACATTATTGGAGAATTTGCTAAAACCTATGAAAAATATCCACCTCATGTAGTACAAAGTAACCTGTATCCTGGCCCAATTACTATTGATAACTATTTGAAGCTGAAAGAAGCACAAGAGAAATTGAAATCCATATCAACAGCTAAAAGAAGTGGCGGAGGGTGA
- a CDS encoding arylsulfatase — protein sequence MKQSRLKNGFRNSLMLFALTCFSITNAQNTKKPNVLILWGDDIGTTNISAYSDGLMGYTTPNIDRIGNEGLRFLQYYGEQSCTAGRAALLTGQHGIRSGLTKVGFPGAPMGMSQLDPSIGGIMKNLGYATGQFGKNHVGDRNESLPTVNGFDEFFGNLYHLNAEEEPELPDYPKDPAYLKKFGPRGVLKCTATNVDDPSIPDARFGKIGKQRIEDTGPLTKKRMETIDDETSAAAIDFIKRQTAAGKPFFCWFNATRMHLRTHVRAEHRGRYTHGDSEYIDGMIEHDLTIGDILKALDDLGIADNTIVVYSTDNGPHMNTWPDGAMTPFRSEKNTNWEGAFRVPCLVRWPGVIKPGQITNELMSHNDWMPTLASIAGEPDLVKKLLNGYNANGKNYNVHLDGFDQSALLRGTGPSVRDKFFYSDDDGLLVGLRQGDYKYVFAEQRMQGTMGLWAEPFTKLRMQKIFNLMQDPYERADITSNTYWDWIMNHVPSVYGLMEQVFIFAETFDKYPPRSVPPSFNPTTILEQKLLQIKAKAFLEKERKILPGAANESVDDANAKTDKKKK from the coding sequence ATGAAACAAAGTAGACTTAAAAATGGATTTAGAAATTCACTAATGCTCTTTGCATTAACTTGTTTTTCGATAACGAATGCACAGAATACAAAAAAGCCCAATGTTCTTATTCTTTGGGGAGATGATATTGGAACAACCAATATAAGTGCTTATAGTGATGGATTAATGGGATATACAACGCCTAATATCGATCGTATTGGGAACGAAGGATTGCGATTTCTACAATATTACGGAGAGCAAAGTTGTACCGCAGGGCGTGCTGCATTATTAACGGGGCAACACGGGATTCGTAGTGGATTAACTAAAGTAGGTTTTCCAGGTGCGCCTATGGGTATGAGTCAGTTAGATCCTTCAATTGGAGGTATCATGAAAAACTTGGGTTATGCTACAGGTCAGTTTGGTAAAAATCACGTTGGAGACCGTAACGAGAGCTTACCTACAGTGAACGGATTTGATGAATTTTTTGGAAACTTATATCACTTAAATGCTGAAGAAGAACCAGAATTGCCGGATTATCCAAAAGATCCAGCTTATCTGAAAAAATTCGGGCCAAGAGGAGTTTTGAAATGTACTGCAACAAATGTTGATGATCCTAGTATTCCAGATGCTCGTTTTGGAAAAATAGGAAAACAAAGAATCGAAGATACAGGTCCTCTTACTAAAAAAAGAATGGAAACTATAGATGATGAAACATCTGCTGCAGCTATTGATTTTATAAAAAGACAAACCGCTGCCGGAAAACCATTTTTCTGTTGGTTCAATGCTACGCGTATGCACCTTCGTACACACGTTAGAGCAGAGCATAGAGGGAGATATACTCATGGAGACAGTGAATATATAGATGGTATGATCGAACACGATTTAACAATTGGAGATATCTTAAAAGCATTAGACGATTTGGGTATTGCTGATAATACGATTGTGGTGTATTCTACAGATAATGGTCCTCATATGAATACATGGCCTGATGGTGCTATGACCCCATTTCGTTCTGAAAAAAATACAAACTGGGAAGGCGCCTTTAGAGTTCCTTGTTTAGTGCGTTGGCCGGGAGTTATCAAACCAGGGCAAATTACAAATGAGCTGATGAGTCATAATGACTGGATGCCAACATTGGCTTCAATTGCAGGTGAACCAGATTTAGTAAAAAAATTATTGAACGGTTATAATGCAAATGGTAAAAACTACAATGTTCACTTAGATGGATTCGATCAATCTGCATTGCTTCGTGGTACAGGACCAAGTGTAAGAGATAAATTCTTTTATTCAGATGATGATGGTTTATTGGTAGGCTTACGTCAGGGAGATTATAAATATGTTTTTGCTGAACAGCGTATGCAGGGTACGATGGGGCTTTGGGCAGAACCTTTTACAAAACTTCGTATGCAAAAAATTTTCAATTTAATGCAAGATCCTTATGAAAGGGCAGATATCACTTCGAATACCTATTGGGATTGGATTATGAATCATGTTCCATCTGTATATGGTCTTATGGAGCAGGTATTTATTTTTGCTGAAACATTTGATAAATATCCTCCGCGGTCGGTGCCTCCAAGTTTTAACCCAACAACTATATTGGAGCAAAAATTATTACAAATAAAAGCGAAGGCATTTTTAGAAAAAGAAAGAAAAATTCTGCCAGGTGCTGCAAATGAAAGTGTTGATGATGCAAATGCAAAAACAGATAAAAAGAAAAAATAA
- the fabF gene encoding beta-ketoacyl-ACP synthase II, with protein MTLKRVVVTGLGALTPIGNNIQDYWEALVNGVSGAAPITYYDTEKHKTKFACEVKNFNIEDYMDRKESRRLDKFAQYAVAASDEAIKDAGLTDDNIDKTRVGVIWGAGIGGLETFQDEVIYYAKGDGTPKFNPFFIPKMIADIAPAHISMRNGYMGPNYTTVSACASSANALIDAFNYIRLGMCDVIVSGGSEAAITIAGMGGFNSMHALSTRNDSPETASRPFDATRDGFVLGEGAGALVLEEYEHAKARGAKIYCEVGGGGMSSDAYHLTAPHPEGIGVIAVMKNTLRDAGLKPEDIDHINTHGTSTPLGDVAELKAISAVFGEHAKNININSTKSMTGHLLGAAGAIEAIASILAMKYGIVPPTINHTVVDENIDPSLNLTLNKPQKREVNVAMSNTFGFGGHNACVLFKKLVD; from the coding sequence ATGACGTTAAAGCGAGTTGTTGTAACAGGATTAGGTGCTCTTACTCCGATCGGGAATAATATTCAGGATTATTGGGAGGCACTTGTGAATGGGGTTAGCGGAGCCGCTCCTATCACATATTATGATACAGAGAAGCATAAAACGAAATTTGCCTGTGAAGTAAAAAACTTCAATATTGAAGATTACATGGATCGCAAGGAATCTCGTAGATTAGATAAATTCGCTCAATATGCTGTCGCTGCAAGTGATGAAGCTATCAAAGATGCCGGACTTACTGATGATAATATCGACAAAACAAGAGTGGGTGTTATCTGGGGAGCTGGAATTGGTGGTTTAGAGACTTTTCAGGATGAAGTTATTTATTATGCAAAAGGAGACGGAACACCAAAATTCAATCCGTTTTTCATTCCTAAAATGATTGCCGATATTGCCCCGGCGCACATTTCGATGCGTAACGGCTATATGGGACCAAATTATACTACTGTTTCTGCATGTGCATCTTCTGCAAATGCATTAATCGATGCTTTCAACTACATTCGTTTAGGAATGTGTGATGTAATTGTATCAGGTGGTTCAGAAGCTGCTATTACTATTGCGGGTATGGGAGGTTTTAACTCTATGCACGCTTTATCTACAAGAAACGATAGCCCGGAAACGGCTTCAAGACCTTTTGATGCAACCAGAGATGGTTTTGTTTTAGGAGAAGGAGCAGGAGCTTTGGTTCTTGAAGAATACGAACATGCTAAAGCCAGAGGTGCAAAAATTTATTGCGAAGTTGGCGGAGGCGGAATGTCATCTGATGCTTATCATTTAACTGCACCACATCCGGAAGGAATTGGAGTTATTGCAGTAATGAAAAATACATTAAGAGATGCTGGATTAAAACCGGAAGATATTGATCATATCAATACTCACGGAACTTCTACTCCATTAGGAGATGTTGCCGAATTGAAAGCAATCAGTGCTGTATTTGGTGAGCATGCAAAAAACATCAACATCAACTCTACGAAATCAATGACAGGACACCTACTTGGTGCTGCAGGAGCTATTGAAGCTATTGCATCTATCCTGGCAATGAAATATGGTATTGTTCCTCCAACTATCAACCATACGGTAGTGGATGAAAATATTGATCCATCATTGAATCTTACCTTAAACAAACCTCAAAAAAGAGAAGTAAATGTTGCTATGAGTAACACTTTTGGTTTTGGTGGACACAATGCTTGCGTATTGTTTAAAAAATTAGTTGACTAA
- a CDS encoding acyl carrier protein, with protein MSDIASRVKAIIVDKLGVDENEVVTEASFTNDLGADSLDTVELIMEFEKEFDIQIPDDQAENIATVGQAISYIEEAKK; from the coding sequence ATGTCAGACATTGCATCAAGAGTAAAAGCGATTATCGTAGACAAATTAGGTGTTGACGAAAACGAAGTTGTAACAGAAGCAAGCTTCACTAATGATTTGGGAGCTGACTCATTAGACACTGTTGAGCTTATTATGGAATTCGAAAAAGAATTTGATATTCAAATTCCAGACGATCAAGCAGAAAACATTGCTACTGTTGGTCAAGCTATTTCTTATATCGAAGAAGCTAAAAAATAA